In Saccharomonospora marina XMU15, one genomic interval encodes:
- a CDS encoding ribose-phosphate diphosphokinase, producing the protein MSPKSGTPKKNLMLFSGRSHVELAEEVAKHLNVTITPQTVHSFANGEIYVRFQESVRGTDAFVIQSFPPPINEWIMEQLVMVDALKRASAKRITVIMPFYPYSRQDKKHKGREPISARLIADLFKTAGADRIMTVDLHTAQIQGFFDGPVDHLLAQTVLADHINETYGDADITVVSPDSGRVRLAEKWAQQLGDRPIAFIHKTRDPDKPNQAVANRVVGQVQGRLCVLIDDMIDTGGTITKAADALLEEGAADVVIASTHGILSDPATERLSNCKAREVIVTNTLPIPEEKRFAGLTVLSIAPLLARAIQEVFEDGSVTSLFDGSA; encoded by the coding sequence ATGAGCCCGAAGTCCGGCACGCCGAAGAAGAACCTCATGCTCTTCTCCGGCCGTTCGCATGTCGAACTCGCCGAAGAGGTGGCCAAGCACCTCAACGTGACGATCACCCCGCAGACGGTGCACTCCTTCGCCAACGGCGAGATCTACGTGCGGTTCCAGGAGTCGGTGCGCGGCACGGACGCCTTCGTCATCCAGAGTTTCCCGCCCCCCATCAACGAGTGGATCATGGAACAGCTCGTGATGGTGGACGCCCTCAAGCGCGCCAGCGCGAAGCGGATCACTGTGATCATGCCGTTCTACCCGTATTCGCGGCAGGACAAGAAGCACAAGGGTCGGGAACCGATCTCGGCGCGGCTCATCGCCGACCTGTTCAAGACCGCGGGCGCCGACCGGATCATGACGGTCGATCTGCACACGGCGCAGATCCAGGGCTTCTTCGACGGACCGGTCGACCACCTGCTTGCCCAGACGGTGCTCGCCGACCACATCAACGAGACCTACGGCGATGCCGACATCACCGTGGTCTCGCCCGATTCCGGCCGGGTCCGGCTCGCCGAGAAGTGGGCCCAGCAACTCGGCGACCGGCCGATCGCGTTCATCCACAAGACTCGCGATCCGGACAAACCGAACCAGGCTGTCGCCAACCGCGTCGTCGGGCAAGTCCAGGGCAGGCTGTGCGTGCTCATCGACGACATGATCGACACCGGTGGCACCATCACCAAGGCCGCCGACGCGCTGCTGGAGGAGGGCGCGGCCGACGTGGTCATCGCCTCCACCCACGGCATCCTTTCCGATCCGGCCACCGAGCGGCTGTCGAACTGCAAGGCGCGCGAGGTGATCGTCACCAACACGCTGCCGATCCCGGAGGAGAAGCGCTTCGCAGGGCTGACCGTGTTGTCGATCGCTCCGCTGCTCGCCCGCGCCATCCAGGAGGTCTTCGAGGACGGTTCGGTGACGAGCCTCTTCGACGGCAGCGCCTGA
- a CDS encoding 50S ribosomal protein L25/general stress protein Ctc yields MSETRLTVEPRTEFGKGAARRTRRAGKIPAVLYGHGVDPRHLALPAIDFARVIRENGQNAVLTLDVAGATDRAEKATELALTKTVTVHPLKNYIEHVDLLVVHRGEKVTVDVPVVLTGQPGPGTLVNQDLDTLQIEVEALHIPEQIEVSIEGTEPGTQISAAQVALPEGARLVTDPDYLVAAINEAPTEAAMEAEVDTEGAGVVEEKPESAENGA; encoded by the coding sequence GTGTCCGAGACACGTCTGACGGTCGAACCACGCACCGAGTTCGGCAAGGGCGCCGCGCGCCGCACCCGCCGCGCGGGCAAGATCCCCGCGGTGCTCTACGGCCACGGCGTCGACCCGAGGCACCTGGCACTGCCCGCGATCGACTTCGCGAGGGTGATCCGGGAGAACGGCCAGAACGCGGTACTCACGCTCGACGTCGCGGGCGCGACGGACCGGGCGGAGAAGGCTACGGAGCTGGCGCTGACCAAGACGGTCACCGTGCACCCGTTGAAGAACTACATCGAGCACGTGGACCTGCTGGTGGTGCACCGCGGCGAGAAGGTCACCGTGGACGTCCCGGTGGTGCTCACCGGCCAGCCCGGCCCCGGAACCCTGGTGAACCAGGACCTCGACACCCTGCAGATCGAGGTGGAGGCCCTGCACATTCCCGAGCAGATCGAGGTCTCGATCGAGGGCACCGAGCCCGGCACGCAGATCTCGGCCGCGCAGGTGGCGCTGCCCGAGGGCGCCAGGCTGGTGACCGATCCGGATTACCTGGTGGCCGCCATCAACGAGGCCCCGACCGAGGCTGCCATGGAGGCCGAGGTCGACACCGAGGGCGCGGGTGTGGTCGAGGAGAAGCCGGAAAGCGCCGAGAACGGCGCATAG
- the pth gene encoding aminoacyl-tRNA hydrolase: protein MEQDVPGAGEQVLLVGLGNPGPRYEGNRHNIGYLVLDELAARVGGKFKAHKSGAEVVQGLLAGRKAVLAKPRSFMNVSGGPVAGAARFFKVPADGIVVVHDELDLPYGSVRLKFGGGAGGHNGLRSIAKSLGTGDFYRVRFGIGRPPGRMDPADFVLKDFSATERKELALNIDLCADAVTELLGRGLTAAQNTFHTR, encoded by the coding sequence GTGGAGCAGGACGTGCCAGGGGCCGGCGAGCAGGTACTGCTCGTCGGCCTCGGCAATCCAGGCCCCCGATACGAGGGCAACCGGCACAACATCGGCTATCTCGTGCTGGACGAACTCGCCGCGCGTGTCGGGGGAAAGTTCAAGGCGCACAAGAGCGGCGCCGAAGTGGTGCAGGGCCTGCTCGCGGGGCGCAAGGCGGTGCTGGCCAAACCCCGGTCGTTCATGAATGTCTCCGGCGGGCCCGTCGCGGGCGCCGCCCGGTTCTTCAAGGTCCCGGCCGACGGCATCGTGGTGGTGCACGACGAACTCGACCTGCCGTACGGCTCGGTGCGGTTGAAGTTCGGCGGCGGCGCGGGTGGCCACAACGGACTGCGCTCGATCGCCAAGTCGCTCGGCACCGGCGACTTCTACCGGGTGCGGTTCGGTATCGGGCGTCCACCCGGCCGCATGGACCCGGCCGATTTCGTGCTGAAGGACTTCTCCGCGACCGAGCGCAAGGAATTGGCGCTCAACATCGACCTGTGCGCGGACGCCGTCACCGAGTTGCTCGGCCGAGGACTCACGGCGGCACAGAACACCTTCCACACTCGCTGA
- a CDS encoding DivIVA domain-containing protein → MSFTAEDVRNIEFGNAAIGRRGYAKNEVDAFVLRIAKALAGKDDLTAAEVHHVQFGRPPLGRRGYDEREVDEFLDAVEKQFAHRRGTRRAAHRIPAARKPSRRPVAPEEVRLTE, encoded by the coding sequence ATGTCGTTCACCGCTGAGGACGTGCGCAACATCGAGTTCGGCAACGCCGCGATCGGACGCAGGGGCTACGCCAAGAACGAGGTCGACGCCTTCGTGCTGCGGATCGCGAAGGCGCTGGCAGGCAAGGACGATCTCACCGCGGCCGAGGTGCATCATGTCCAGTTCGGACGTCCACCGCTCGGCAGGCGCGGCTACGACGAGCGGGAGGTTGACGAGTTCCTCGACGCCGTCGAGAAGCAGTTCGCCCACCGCAGGGGCACCCGCCGCGCCGCGCACCGCATTCCCGCCGCAAGGAAGCCCTCGCGGCGGCCGGTCGCACCCGAAGAGGTCCGGTTGACGGAGTGA
- a CDS encoding fatty acyl-AMP ligase — protein MSRFVETMVATANAGGRQRGMVTGEPSDPVRRTWFEVHQRAARVAGGLVAGGLRPGSAVAVLAAAPELIAPTVQGTWLAGGSVTMLHQPTPRTNLEQWAEDTLQVLRMIGSDLVLLGEPFDQLAPVLEQHGISYRSITDLLAAQPLQRPVPVGEDSLALLQLTSGSTAAPKAVKITHGNLYSNVTAMVQRAEFDFERDVMVSWLPTFHDMGMVGFLTVPMTFGVELVKITPVEFLSGPLIWPELISKYRGTTTAAPNFAYAIVGRRLARVDDDDAYDLSSLRIALNGAEPIDPVAVRTFTDAGLRFKMAPECVFPAYGLAEATLAVSFAPLFTGLTVDVVEAAPLEAENRAVPVPEGDPRRGTDQVRGFAVLGRPLAGLEARIVDESGKALGEREVGEIGLRGEAVSPGYLTVEGPAPTQDADGWFATGDLGYLVDGQIVICGRKKDVIILGGRNVYPTDIERAAGSVEGVRAGNAVAVRIDAGTRRERFAVVLESKLAGEGDAEHELAKQVAARVRDAVDARPYAVVVLPPGSLPKTPSGKVQRAETAVRFRSQIDARA, from the coding sequence ATGAGTCGGTTCGTGGAGACGATGGTCGCCACCGCGAACGCGGGTGGTCGGCAGCGTGGCATGGTCACAGGTGAGCCCTCCGACCCTGTCCGCAGAACGTGGTTCGAAGTACACCAGCGCGCCGCCCGGGTGGCGGGCGGGCTCGTGGCGGGTGGGTTGCGGCCGGGAAGCGCCGTGGCCGTGCTGGCCGCCGCGCCCGAGTTGATCGCGCCCACGGTGCAGGGCACCTGGCTGGCGGGCGGCAGTGTGACGATGCTGCACCAGCCAACGCCGCGCACCAACCTCGAGCAGTGGGCCGAGGACACCTTGCAGGTCCTCAGGATGATCGGGTCGGACCTGGTGCTGCTCGGTGAACCGTTCGACCAGTTGGCGCCGGTGCTGGAGCAGCACGGGATCTCCTACCGCTCGATCACCGACCTGCTCGCCGCGCAGCCGCTGCAGCGGCCGGTGCCGGTCGGCGAGGACTCGCTCGCGTTGCTGCAGTTGACCAGCGGCTCCACCGCCGCCCCGAAGGCCGTGAAGATCACCCACGGCAATCTGTACTCCAACGTCACCGCGATGGTGCAGCGGGCCGAGTTCGACTTCGAGCGCGACGTGATGGTGTCGTGGCTGCCCACGTTTCACGACATGGGCATGGTGGGTTTCCTCACCGTGCCCATGACCTTCGGCGTCGAACTGGTCAAGATCACTCCGGTCGAGTTCCTCTCCGGCCCACTGATCTGGCCGGAACTGATCAGCAAGTACCGCGGCACGACCACCGCGGCGCCGAACTTCGCCTACGCCATCGTGGGGCGGCGACTGGCCAGGGTCGATGACGACGACGCCTACGACCTGTCCAGCCTGCGCATCGCGCTCAACGGAGCGGAACCCATCGATCCGGTGGCCGTGCGCACGTTCACCGACGCGGGCCTGCGCTTCAAGATGGCTCCCGAATGCGTGTTCCCCGCATACGGGCTCGCCGAGGCCACACTGGCGGTTTCGTTCGCGCCGCTGTTCACCGGCCTCACGGTGGACGTCGTGGAGGCCGCCCCACTGGAGGCGGAGAACCGCGCCGTGCCGGTCCCGGAAGGAGACCCGCGCAGGGGAACCGACCAGGTCCGCGGTTTCGCCGTGCTGGGCCGCCCGCTGGCAGGGCTCGAGGCCCGCATCGTCGACGAGAGCGGCAAGGCGCTCGGTGAACGCGAGGTCGGCGAGATCGGACTGCGGGGGGAGGCCGTCTCGCCCGGCTACCTCACGGTGGAGGGCCCGGCTCCGACGCAGGACGCCGACGGCTGGTTCGCCACCGGCGACCTCGGCTACCTCGTGGACGGGCAGATCGTCATCTGCGGTCGCAAGAAGGACGTGATCATCCTCGGTGGCCGCAACGTGTACCCGACCGACATCGAGCGGGCGGCCGGCTCGGTGGAGGGGGTGCGCGCGGGCAACGCAGTGGCCGTGCGGATCGACGCCGGCACGCGCAGGGAGCGCTTCGCCGTCGTGCTGGAGTCGAAGCTGGCCGGTGAGGGCGATGCCGAGCACGAACTCGCCAAGCAGGTGGCGGCGCGGGTTCGCGACGCGGTGGACGCTCGGCCCTACGCGGTGGTCGTGCTGCCACCGGGCAGCCTGCCCAAGACTCCGTCCGGCAAGGTGCAGCGGGCGGAGACGGCTGTGCGGTTCAGGTCGCAGATCGACGCACGCGCCTGA
- a CDS encoding ABC-F family ATP-binding cassette domain-containing protein, translating to MANLVNLESVSKSYGERALLDGVSLGVADGDRIGVVGLNGGGKTTLLEVLSGVTEPDSGRVSRTRDLRVRVVTQRTNLPEASTVREAVLADYAAEHEWASDARVRSVMDGLGITAIGLETPTATLSGGERRRVALAAALVAELDLVVLDEPTNHLDVEGVRWLADHLLGRRIALVVVTHDRWFLDAVCSRTWEVTGGKVEQYEGGYADWVFARAERSRLAAAAEEKRRNLARKELAWLQRGAKARTSKPRYRVEAAEALISDVPEPRDSAELLSFAKRRLGKTVLELEDVTLTAGERVLADHVTWRIGPGQRVGIVGVNGSGKTTLLRLLAGEVTPSTGRRVEGKTVRLAHLRQELEDLPGQLRVLQAVESVATRVTLGKQELSASQLAERLGFPPARQWTPVADLSGGERRRLQLVRLLMSEPNVLLLDEPTNDLDIDTLQQLEDLLDSWAGTLVVVSHDRYLVERVCDTVVALFGDGALTHLPGGIDEYLTRRAKAQQEGGQPGRAAASSAAATRVKSDAAQWRAAAKELARLERKLDTLHAKERRLHDALAGAATDPDRLMELNTELKALLAEKEDLEQRWLQTSEAME from the coding sequence ATGGCCAACCTGGTCAACCTGGAGTCGGTCAGCAAGTCCTACGGTGAGCGCGCGCTGCTCGACGGCGTGTCGCTCGGCGTTGCCGACGGCGACCGCATCGGCGTCGTCGGCCTCAACGGCGGTGGCAAGACAACGCTGCTCGAAGTGCTCTCCGGCGTCACCGAGCCGGACTCGGGAAGGGTAAGCCGAACCCGCGACCTGCGCGTTCGCGTCGTGACACAACGAACGAACCTGCCAGAGGCCAGTACCGTGCGGGAGGCGGTGCTCGCCGATTACGCCGCAGAACACGAGTGGGCCTCCGACGCGAGGGTGCGCTCGGTGATGGACGGGCTCGGCATCACGGCGATCGGCCTCGAGACCCCCACGGCCACCCTGTCCGGAGGTGAACGGCGCAGGGTCGCGCTCGCCGCGGCGTTGGTTGCCGAACTCGATCTCGTCGTGCTGGACGAGCCGACAAACCACCTCGACGTCGAGGGTGTGCGCTGGCTGGCCGACCACCTGCTGGGCCGCAGGATCGCGCTGGTGGTGGTGACCCACGACCGCTGGTTCCTCGACGCGGTGTGCTCGCGGACGTGGGAGGTCACCGGCGGCAAGGTGGAGCAGTACGAGGGCGGCTACGCCGACTGGGTGTTCGCCAGGGCCGAACGCTCCCGCCTGGCCGCCGCGGCCGAGGAGAAGCGGCGCAACCTCGCCCGCAAGGAACTGGCGTGGTTGCAGCGCGGCGCCAAGGCACGTACTTCCAAGCCGCGTTACCGGGTCGAGGCGGCCGAGGCGCTGATCTCCGACGTCCCCGAGCCTCGCGACTCCGCGGAACTGCTGTCCTTCGCCAAGCGTCGGCTCGGCAAGACCGTGCTCGAACTCGAGGACGTGACGCTCACCGCGGGGGAGCGCGTCCTGGCCGACCACGTCACCTGGCGCATCGGACCGGGGCAGCGGGTAGGGATCGTCGGCGTCAACGGCTCCGGTAAGACCACCCTGCTGCGGCTGCTCGCCGGTGAGGTGACACCGAGCACGGGCAGGCGCGTCGAGGGCAAGACGGTGCGCCTGGCTCACCTGCGTCAGGAACTGGAGGACCTGCCGGGGCAGCTTCGTGTGCTGCAGGCGGTGGAGTCGGTGGCAACCCGCGTGACGCTGGGAAAGCAGGAGTTGTCCGCCTCGCAGCTTGCGGAGCGACTCGGCTTCCCACCCGCGCGGCAGTGGACGCCCGTCGCGGACCTCTCCGGTGGTGAACGCAGGCGGCTGCAGCTCGTCCGGTTGTTGATGTCGGAACCGAACGTGCTGCTGCTGGACGAGCCGACCAACGACCTCGACATCGACACCCTGCAGCAACTGGAGGACCTGCTCGACTCCTGGGCGGGCACACTCGTGGTCGTGTCCCACGACCGCTACCTCGTCGAGCGGGTGTGCGACACGGTGGTCGCGCTGTTCGGCGACGGGGCGCTGACCCACCTGCCAGGAGGCATCGACGAGTACCTCACCCGCAGGGCGAAGGCGCAGCAGGAAGGCGGACAGCCCGGCCGAGCCGCGGCTTCCTCGGCTGCGGCCACGCGGGTGAAGAGCGACGCCGCGCAGTGGCGTGCCGCGGCGAAGGAACTCGCGCGGCTGGAACGCAAACTCGACACGCTGCACGCCAAGGAGCGCAGGCTGCACGACGCTCTGGCGGGCGCCGCGACCGATCCCGACCGGCTGATGGAGCTCAACACCGAGCTCAAGGCCCTGCTCGCCGAGAAGGAAGACCTCGAACAGCGGTGGTTGCAGACATCCGAAGCGATGGAGTGA
- a CDS encoding 4-(cytidine 5'-diphospho)-2-C-methyl-D-erythritol kinase: MLAVVPPPVTVRVPSKINLHLSVGAAREDGYHDLTTVFQALSLTDEVTVAATEDPGVEVHGEGAKSVPTDESNLAWRAVRALAERVGRPEDESKVRVVLRKGIPVAGGMAGGSADAAATLVGLSALWKLDLPRDELAEVAASLGSDVPFALYGGTALGTGRGERLVPVLSRHVFHWVLAFDQRGLSTPKVYAELDRLRHDGDPPRVGSHDPVVEALASGDPRQLALLLGNDLQAAAVSLRPGLRRTLRAGVNAGALAGTVSGSGPTCAFLCESAQSALEVAAELAGAGVCRTVRVAHGPVPGARVVGGDDSPRPTTPPQVHA, encoded by the coding sequence GTGCTTGCCGTCGTTCCGCCGCCGGTCACCGTACGGGTGCCCTCGAAGATCAATCTGCACCTGTCCGTCGGTGCCGCGCGTGAGGACGGCTACCACGACCTGACGACGGTGTTCCAGGCGCTGTCGCTGACCGACGAGGTCACGGTGGCGGCCACCGAGGACCCCGGGGTCGAGGTACACGGAGAGGGCGCCAAGTCGGTTCCCACGGACGAGAGCAACCTGGCCTGGCGTGCGGTGCGCGCGCTCGCCGAGCGGGTGGGCAGGCCAGAGGACGAGTCGAAGGTCCGGGTGGTGCTGCGCAAGGGCATCCCCGTGGCGGGCGGCATGGCGGGTGGCAGCGCCGACGCGGCGGCGACGCTCGTCGGTCTCAGCGCGCTGTGGAAGCTGGATCTGCCGAGGGACGAACTGGCCGAGGTCGCCGCCTCGCTCGGCAGCGACGTGCCGTTCGCGCTGTACGGCGGCACAGCGCTGGGGACCGGTCGCGGTGAGCGACTCGTGCCGGTGCTTTCGCGGCACGTGTTCCACTGGGTGCTGGCGTTCGACCAGCGAGGGCTTTCGACCCCGAAGGTCTACGCGGAACTGGACCGGCTGCGCCACGACGGTGATCCGCCGAGGGTCGGTTCGCATGACCCCGTGGTGGAGGCGCTGGCATCCGGTGACCCGAGGCAGCTGGCGCTGCTGCTCGGCAACGACCTGCAGGCGGCTGCGGTGTCACTGCGGCCGGGGCTGCGCCGCACGCTGCGGGCGGGGGTCAACGCGGGCGCGCTCGCCGGTACGGTGTCCGGCTCGGGGCCGACCTGCGCCTTCCTCTGCGAGAGCGCGCAGTCCGCGCTGGAGGTGGCGGCGGAACTGGCCGGAGCCGGGGTGTGCCGCACCGTCCGCGTGGCACACGGGCCGGTACCTGGTGCGCGCGTGGTCGGCGGCGACGACAGCCCCCGGCCGACCACGCCGCCGCAGGTGCACGCCTGA
- a CDS encoding sensor histidine kinase — MPTKRDFQFWGSGPVCAARQASVISLLGGCLALAGSAAFPGTRVPLLVGGIGSIAIVPVLWLLPWQRWNPLLPALIFVPGVAGITLTTWGFGSYSMVTSPFLLLMLVWVGLHFPGWVRAVTVSAATAGYVAGLALTQELRIVVGIALLLLPVIIGVEELVARQVASVERTRDELDRVAQWRAALTATLAHDVRSPLTALELAVEALADEDLPQAQRHTIAQTAQRQAHRITKLATGLLDLERVDTTGALRLEIHQVNVGKAVDNALNYLPANQATVDIDGSLVAELDPERFEEIVFNLSNNAIRHAGPPVHISATTDEGWLNIAFRDYGPGVPDEVLPQLFGRFTSHGNGKSVGLGLWIVRQLCQAHGGDVRYEPADPGARFVVTLPTVQRAGSRTEQDAATAN, encoded by the coding sequence GTGCCGACGAAGCGCGATTTCCAGTTCTGGGGGTCCGGACCGGTCTGCGCGGCACGCCAGGCGAGTGTCATCAGCCTGCTCGGTGGCTGCCTCGCGTTGGCGGGTTCGGCCGCGTTCCCCGGAACCAGGGTGCCGCTGCTGGTGGGCGGGATCGGCAGCATCGCGATCGTCCCGGTGTTGTGGCTGCTGCCGTGGCAGCGCTGGAATCCGCTGCTGCCCGCGCTCATCTTCGTTCCCGGTGTCGCGGGCATCACCCTGACGACGTGGGGGTTCGGCAGCTACTCGATGGTCACGTCGCCCTTCCTGCTGTTGATGCTCGTCTGGGTGGGGCTGCACTTTCCCGGCTGGGTCAGAGCCGTCACCGTGTCTGCCGCGACGGCGGGCTACGTGGCCGGGCTCGCGCTCACCCAGGAGCTCCGCATCGTCGTCGGGATAGCGCTGCTGCTCCTCCCCGTCATCATCGGCGTCGAGGAACTGGTCGCGCGGCAGGTGGCCTCCGTCGAACGGACCCGCGACGAACTCGACCGGGTGGCACAGTGGCGGGCCGCGCTCACCGCGACGCTGGCCCACGACGTGCGCTCACCGCTCACCGCGCTGGAGCTGGCGGTGGAGGCTCTCGCCGACGAGGACCTGCCCCAGGCACAACGCCACACCATCGCCCAAACCGCGCAACGGCAGGCACACCGCATCACCAAACTGGCCACCGGCCTGCTCGACCTTGAACGGGTCGACACCACGGGCGCGCTGCGCCTGGAAATCCACCAGGTCAACGTCGGTAAGGCTGTCGACAACGCGCTGAACTACCTTCCCGCGAACCAGGCCACGGTGGACATCGACGGCAGCCTCGTCGCAGAGCTGGACCCGGAGCGGTTCGAGGAGATCGTGTTCAACCTCAGCAACAACGCCATCCGGCATGCCGGACCGCCGGTGCATATCAGCGCCACCACCGACGAGGGCTGGCTCAACATCGCCTTCCGCGACTACGGCCCAGGTGTCCCCGACGAAGTGCTGCCCCAACTGTTCGGCCGATTCACCAGCCACGGCAACGGGAAGTCGGTCGGGCTGGGGCTGTGGATCGTACGGCAACTGTGCCAGGCGCACGGCGGCGACGTCCGCTACGAGCCCGCCGATCCGGGCGCCCGTTTCGTCGTCACGCTCCCCACCGTCCAGCGGGCGGGCAGCAGAACCGAGCAGGACGCGGCCACGGCGAACTGA
- a CDS encoding methionine ABC transporter ATP-binding protein, whose amino-acid sequence MITVENVSKSFPGSSAPVVALRDVSLNVDAGSLFAVVGPAGAGKSTLARCVSLRERPDRGVVRFDGMAISKLDGRRLREARRQVAVVDARLRPERTVAGNVAAPLEQLGVDAPRRRGRVAELLDLAGLTRRAAQLPDQLTPGQRCRVAVARALVTNPAVLLVDDPTGAVDVAESGAVLTVLDRARAELGVTVLLTTRSAADARRVCDDVALLERGEVVETGKVLSLLGKPGSKVAEALLPPIETTRAQVAQYDLAVDVVLIGFAAIGALLSEATARFDVELATIGGGITRIGDTPVARFRLGVRGQRADASLAWIVERGAHITDTLCGLRNLAA is encoded by the coding sequence GTGATCACCGTCGAGAACGTCAGCAAGTCATTCCCAGGGTCCTCGGCGCCCGTTGTGGCGCTACGAGACGTGAGCCTCAATGTGGACGCGGGCTCGCTGTTCGCCGTGGTGGGCCCCGCCGGGGCGGGCAAGTCCACGCTCGCACGTTGTGTCTCGTTGCGGGAACGACCGGATCGAGGGGTCGTGCGCTTCGACGGCATGGCCATCAGCAAGCTCGACGGTCGAAGGTTGCGGGAGGCCAGAAGGCAGGTGGCGGTGGTCGACGCCCGGCTGCGGCCGGAGCGCACCGTCGCGGGCAACGTGGCGGCGCCGCTGGAGCAACTCGGCGTCGACGCGCCGAGGCGTCGCGGCCGGGTCGCGGAATTGCTGGATCTTGCCGGGCTCACCCGCCGCGCCGCGCAGTTGCCGGACCAGCTCACGCCGGGACAGCGTTGCCGGGTGGCGGTCGCCAGGGCACTGGTGACGAACCCTGCCGTGCTGCTCGTCGACGACCCGACCGGTGCGGTGGACGTCGCGGAGTCGGGTGCGGTGCTCACGGTGCTCGACAGGGCCCGCGCCGAGTTGGGTGTCACGGTGCTGCTCACCACCCGCAGCGCCGCGGACGCGCGCAGAGTCTGCGACGACGTAGCACTGCTGGAGCGGGGCGAGGTGGTCGAGACCGGCAAGGTGCTGAGCTTGCTCGGCAAACCCGGCAGCAAGGTCGCGGAAGCGCTGCTTCCCCCGATCGAGACGACGCGGGCTCAGGTGGCGCAGTACGACCTGGCCGTGGACGTGGTGCTGATCGGGTTCGCCGCCATCGGCGCACTGCTTTCCGAGGCGACGGCCCGGTTCGACGTCGAACTGGCCACGATCGGCGGGGGGATCACCAGGATCGGCGACACGCCCGTGGCCCGGTTCCGGCTCGGTGTACGCGGCCAGCGTGCCGACGCGTCGCTGGCGTGGATCGTCGAGCGCGGCGCTCACATCACCGACACGCTGTGCGGGCTGCGCAACCTGGCGGCGTGA